The Thermodesulfovibrionales bacterium genome has a window encoding:
- a CDS encoding HD domain-containing phosphohydrolase, which yields MEKGKILIVDDDPVVRGVLSDILSSIGGFGTDVAVDGLEGIEKVKNNYYDVVFTDLTMPRLNGMDLLKETKRLDPTLPIIVITGFTTIDNAINAMKEGARDFITKPFNVERVTSTAARILGERKLLGKIAQKGDFEASIGRLNAELFRKLQEIALLQTISTELDEIHDNNEMYERVVEMASRLLMAREVSFGIIDNGHLKLKSAIGTTLRDIAYAGTLFEKVVRSKTYSIAPFGEVNPHSGIPLTSPFFSIPFVINDDVFGVLNLSDKADGSAFMDDEIYVGLTFAKKAALRIENNALYEVLYNNLVNNLKSLVISIEARDSYTKQHSERVTDYALQIVEVMNICGEEKDAIQFGGYLHDVGKIGVRDTVLLKPGKLTDEEMEEIKMHPVIGDNIIKPLRFFPKERELILYHHERIDGTGYPHGISGDSIPTTVRILSVADTYDAMTSSRPYRIARTHDFAIEELKRCSGTQFDAEIVHAFMQTKAGRGMTHEG from the coding sequence ATGGAAAAAGGAAAGATATTAATAGTCGATGATGACCCCGTCGTCAGAGGCGTCCTCTCGGATATCCTTTCAAGTATTGGGGGTTTCGGAACAGACGTTGCCGTAGACGGCCTTGAAGGCATAGAAAAAGTCAAAAACAACTATTACGACGTTGTCTTCACCGACCTTACGATGCCGCGACTGAACGGCATGGACCTCCTCAAAGAGACGAAGCGCCTCGACCCCACCCTGCCGATCATCGTCATCACCGGTTTCACGACCATTGACAATGCGATCAATGCCATGAAGGAGGGCGCCCGGGACTTCATAACGAAACCGTTCAACGTCGAAAGGGTGACATCAACGGCAGCGAGGATACTGGGAGAAAGAAAATTGCTCGGGAAGATTGCCCAAAAAGGAGATTTTGAGGCATCGATCGGACGACTGAATGCAGAACTCTTCAGGAAACTCCAGGAAATCGCCCTTCTCCAGACGATCAGCACGGAACTCGATGAGATTCACGACAATAATGAAATGTACGAACGGGTCGTGGAAATGGCGTCGAGACTCCTCATGGCCCGTGAGGTGTCCTTCGGTATCATTGATAACGGTCATCTGAAGCTCAAGAGTGCCATAGGAACAACGCTGCGGGACATCGCCTATGCCGGAACGCTCTTTGAGAAGGTCGTAAGGAGCAAAACCTATTCCATCGCCCCATTCGGGGAGGTTAACCCACATAGTGGCATCCCCCTAACCTCCCCTTTTTTTTCAATCCCCTTCGTCATTAATGATGATGTCTTCGGCGTCCTGAACCTTTCTGACAAGGCTGACGGTTCAGCGTTCATGGACGATGAGATATACGTTGGGTTGACCTTTGCCAAGAAAGCGGCGCTGAGGATAGAGAACAACGCCCTCTACGAGGTTCTCTATAATAATCTCGTCAACAACTTAAAGTCGCTCGTCATAAGCATAGAAGCGAGGGACTCCTATACGAAGCAGCACTCTGAACGGGTCACCGACTATGCTCTCCAGATCGTAGAGGTCATGAACATCTGCGGGGAAGAGAAAGACGCCATCCAATTCGGCGGATATCTCCACGACGTTGGAAAGATCGGCGTCCGGGACACGGTGCTTCTGAAACCAGGGAAACTTACGGACGAGGAGATGGAAGAGATCAAAATGCATCCCGTCATAGGTGATAATATCATAAAGCCGCTGCGCTTCTTTCCCAAGGAAAGGGAGCTCATTCTCTATCACCATGAGAGGATTGACGGTACAGGTTATCCTCACGGGATCTCGGGCGACAGTATCCCCACGACGGTCAGGATCTTAAGCGTGGCCGATACCTATGATGCCATGACGTCATCGAGACCGTACAGGATAGCAAGGACCCACGATTTCGCGATTGAAGAGCTGAAGAGATGCTCGGGAACACAATTTGATGCCGAGATCGTTCATGCGTTCATGCAGACAAAGGCCGGAAGGGGCATGACGCATGAAGGTTAG
- a CDS encoding response regulator, with product MDKKDFKILVADDDDIARDVISSLLLREGYPVVSARDGIDAIRQLRLEDMKLVITDLRMPGADGIEVLKHAVRIDPDVAVVILTAYGTLDTTLEAIKEGVYDYLTKPFKVEEILFLAEKAYKRAVLMNENRELSRLLRETYRNMAVIKTVVDSNNPEIITGWIERIERLKTMDILTTQETEILKERLVRGDGKRKDINSR from the coding sequence GTGGATAAGAAAGATTTCAAGATCCTTGTTGCAGACGACGACGACATAGCCCGGGACGTGATCAGTTCCCTCCTACTCCGCGAGGGATATCCGGTAGTTTCAGCAAGAGACGGCATAGACGCCATACGGCAGCTCAGGCTCGAAGATATGAAGCTCGTCATAACCGACCTCAGGATGCCCGGTGCCGACGGCATCGAGGTCCTAAAACATGCTGTTAGAATCGACCCCGATGTCGCCGTCGTCATCCTCACAGCCTACGGGACCCTCGATACCACCCTTGAGGCGATAAAGGAAGGGGTCTACGATTACCTGACAAAGCCCTTCAAGGTGGAAGAGATACTCTTTCTCGCTGAAAAGGCGTACAAGAGGGCAGTTCTCATGAACGAGAACAGGGAACTCTCGAGACTCCTGAGGGAGACGTACCGGAACATGGCTGTCATCAAGACCGTTGTGGACAGCAACAATCCTGAAATCATCACGGGATGGATAGAGCGGATAGAACGATTAAAGACAATGGATATCCTTACCACTCAGGAAACAGAAATACTCAAGGAAAGGCTGGTCAGGGGGGATGGAAAAAGGAAAGATATTAATAGTCGATGA
- the fliS gene encoding flagellar export chaperone FliS, which translates to MLVNATNVQSTYNHIIVDTSTTPLDLIIMLYDGAIVYLNKTVSYMNQGRGLQKDRYLSKSMAVIENLLASLNLDAGGQTALSLQDIYLYMLRELTIANTTNDSVKVRNVEGLLKKLRVAWRQLS; encoded by the coding sequence ATGTTAGTGAACGCAACGAACGTTCAGAGTACCTATAACCACATCATCGTCGATACCTCCACTACACCCCTTGATCTCATTATTATGCTCTATGATGGCGCGATAGTGTATCTCAATAAGACCGTCTCTTATATGAATCAGGGCAGGGGCTTACAAAAGGACCGCTATCTGTCAAAGTCAATGGCTGTTATAGAAAACCTCCTTGCGTCCCTCAACCTTGACGCCGGGGGACAGACCGCTCTCAGCCTCCAGGACATCTATCTCTATATGTTGAGAGAACTGACTATCGCAAACACTACGAACGATTCGGTAAAGGTCAGAAATGTCGAAGGGCTTCTGAAAAAACTCAGGGTTGCATGGAGGCAGCTATCATGA
- a CDS encoding flagellar biosynthesis repressor FlbT — MALKITLKPNERLILGGAVIANGKARSEFVVENNVPILREKDIMSLKDADSPCKRIYFVVQLMYVDEKNMPDHHKAYWELVKDVAEAAPSRRPLLHEISDLILHGRYYRALKLIHKLIDYEQEVINRVRKST; from the coding sequence ATGGCTCTGAAGATAACGCTTAAACCGAACGAGAGGTTGATTCTCGGCGGGGCAGTGATCGCAAATGGAAAGGCCAGGAGCGAATTTGTCGTCGAAAACAATGTCCCCATCCTTCGCGAAAAGGACATTATGAGTTTGAAAGACGCCGATTCCCCGTGCAAGAGGATTTATTTCGTGGTGCAGCTTATGTATGTTGATGAAAAGAACATGCCCGATCATCATAAGGCCTACTGGGAACTGGTGAAGGATGTTGCAGAGGCCGCGCCGAGCAGGAGACCGTTACTTCATGAGATCAGCGATCTTATTTTGCATGGCAGGTATTACCGGGCGCTTAAACTCATTCATAAACTCATAGACTATGAGCAGGAGGTCATCAATCGTGTACGCAAGTCAACTTGA
- the flaF gene encoding flagellar biosynthesis regulator FlaF gives MYASQLEAYRTVEKTTMSGRELEASVLAKAALMLKECQDNWEGPDHAARLQKALRNNQMVWTIFESELAREDNPLPKQLRLDILRLGGFVDKRIFEVMANPSPEKLTMIININLNLAAGLRGAP, from the coding sequence GTGTACGCAAGTCAACTTGAAGCATACAGGACTGTCGAGAAAACAACCATGTCAGGAAGAGAGCTAGAGGCGTCAGTGCTCGCCAAGGCCGCACTGATGCTTAAGGAGTGCCAGGACAATTGGGAAGGCCCTGACCATGCTGCCCGGTTGCAAAAGGCCCTGAGGAATAATCAGATGGTCTGGACCATCTTCGAGTCGGAGCTTGCAAGGGAGGACAATCCTCTTCCAAAGCAGTTGAGGTTGGATATCCTGAGGCTCGGCGGATTCGTTGACAAGCGCATTTTTGAGGTCATGGCAAACCCATCACCTGAAAAATTGACGATGATTATCAACATCAACTTAAATCTTGCAGCCGGCCTCAGGGGGGCACCGTAG
- a CDS encoding FkbM family methyltransferase, with protein sequence MSFQEVSIGLAKFGLKKKKDVERRLHRALEYHRSGQIEEAQSCYRAILAVEPNHPDALHLLGMAFYQMGNHIEAEELIRKAIGLDGKAAFFHLNLGNVLKEQGKNYDAIAAFRKTIFLEPRMAEAHYNLANMLCDHGETENAVTHYVTAIRLNPVLAEAHYNLGKALQLLDRLEEAAKSYFHALELKPAYYEAHYNLGLLFRNMKKDREAIAHYALAVKIRPDYAEAHFNLANVLKDLERYEEAECFYKKAIKIRPDFEEAYNNLGIVYRKKGRIQEAIECGQISLKLKPDFAEAHNNLGITYRDDGQIEKAIESCERAIAIQLDLPEAHWNLALAQLHLGRFTTGWRKYEWRSLVRESAPKSFPYPRWDGWSLTHKTLFIYAEQGIGDQIMFASLFPDIMHLPERCIVECDDRLVPLFSRSFPRLTVIPLIRESLPVELQSVDAVIPMGSLPLHLRPNVRSFPQQKFYLIADPKRREKWQNRFSALGEGLKVGVSWRGGKESSVRTMRSTKLDEWISVLSVPHVHFINLQYGDCTEEFQSVRYNLGITIHDWDDADPLKDLDDFAAQIAELDLVISVDNSTVHMAGALGVPVWALLPRGCDWRWMKDHEDTPWYPSVRLFRQKQHQDWKKIFDSVSSFLREYAVKQTMPDFTIGHSYRNSSNYQESELPLTEIFPVVSLDRTYRCAVVTPVGPGHLDLYKKCLQTAQRAYDLHPGRFSEMIPLSIVDSEGTLGRSRARNLGVRKAAEMGVDWIFFIDADDEMAPRAFESVSPYLDRYDAIWGAIWPIEHGETVAHERPGQLPFLYSIEDVLSCDPFLTLQIGHFVKTTIALSEVFDESIDIGEDFDYYMRIWESYKCIKIPIPFFYNRRGQHSQGPRSATGLDWRKAVEAILHRYRRGSIAAFSYKGQTIRFQISNASDLIQQNYLRGQFFETKELEFIAGSVRPDSVILEVGANIGNHAVYYEKFMNPSKVILIEPNPRAIRLLKSNLEINGCSSLDISKLGVGVGKERGLFSLNDKDPNNLGAAHLESDEAGGVEVFPIDELIQEKIDFMKIDVEEMEMEVLEGARNTITAFKPDILIEIMNNNVPAFENMLSDINYTVKHKFVNINAVNFYVVPKQ encoded by the coding sequence ATGTCTTTTCAGGAGGTCTCGATAGGCTTGGCTAAATTCGGATTGAAGAAAAAGAAGGACGTGGAGAGAAGGCTTCACCGAGCTTTAGAATACCACCGAAGCGGTCAGATAGAGGAAGCACAATCATGCTATCGGGCCATTCTCGCCGTTGAGCCAAATCATCCCGATGCACTTCATCTCCTCGGCATGGCCTTCTATCAGATGGGGAATCACATTGAAGCAGAAGAACTTATTAGGAAAGCTATTGGTTTAGACGGCAAAGCTGCGTTCTTCCACCTTAATCTTGGAAATGTGCTCAAGGAACAGGGGAAGAATTACGACGCCATAGCAGCCTTTCGGAAAACCATTTTCCTTGAGCCGCGGATGGCAGAGGCACATTACAACCTGGCAAACATGCTCTGTGACCATGGGGAGACTGAGAATGCCGTCACGCACTATGTAACAGCGATTCGGCTGAATCCAGTCCTTGCTGAGGCACACTACAACCTCGGCAAAGCGTTACAGCTCCTGGACAGGCTTGAAGAAGCAGCAAAGAGCTACTTCCATGCCCTGGAATTAAAACCGGCCTATTATGAGGCTCATTATAATCTAGGGTTGCTCTTTCGTAACATGAAAAAGGACCGAGAGGCCATCGCCCACTACGCGCTTGCCGTCAAGATCAGGCCGGATTACGCAGAGGCACATTTCAATCTGGCGAATGTCCTCAAGGACCTGGAGCGGTATGAAGAAGCTGAATGCTTTTACAAGAAAGCGATAAAGATCCGTCCAGATTTTGAAGAGGCATATAACAATCTCGGTATTGTCTACAGAAAAAAAGGACGCATACAAGAAGCCATTGAATGCGGACAGATCTCGCTGAAGCTCAAACCCGATTTCGCAGAGGCCCATAACAACCTCGGTATAACTTACCGCGACGACGGGCAGATAGAAAAGGCCATCGAAAGCTGCGAACGAGCGATTGCCATTCAGCTCGACCTTCCCGAAGCGCACTGGAACCTGGCACTCGCACAACTGCACTTGGGTCGGTTTACTACCGGCTGGAGAAAATACGAGTGGCGGTCCCTGGTAAGGGAATCAGCGCCGAAGTCCTTTCCTTATCCGCGATGGGATGGGTGGTCCCTGACTCATAAGACTTTGTTTATTTATGCGGAACAGGGCATCGGCGACCAGATTATGTTTGCTTCGCTTTTTCCTGATATCATGCATCTACCAGAGCGCTGCATTGTTGAATGTGACGACCGCCTCGTACCTCTCTTCTCACGTTCATTTCCACGATTAACCGTAATCCCATTAATCCGAGAATCGTTGCCCGTCGAACTTCAGTCTGTGGACGCGGTAATCCCCATGGGTAGTCTGCCATTGCATCTGCGTCCCAACGTCAGAAGCTTTCCGCAACAGAAATTCTATCTTATCGCCGATCCTAAAAGAAGAGAGAAATGGCAAAATCGTTTCAGTGCTCTCGGAGAGGGGCTGAAGGTCGGCGTTTCTTGGCGAGGGGGCAAAGAGTCTAGTGTGCGCACAATGCGGTCAACAAAACTTGACGAGTGGATAAGCGTTCTCTCCGTGCCACATGTCCACTTTATCAATCTCCAGTATGGCGACTGTACTGAGGAATTCCAATCGGTAAGATACAACCTCGGCATCACGATTCATGATTGGGACGACGCTGATCCGCTCAAAGACCTTGACGACTTTGCAGCGCAGATCGCCGAGCTCGATCTCGTTATCTCCGTGGACAATTCTACAGTTCACATGGCCGGCGCTTTAGGGGTTCCCGTATGGGCATTACTGCCGCGTGGTTGTGACTGGAGGTGGATGAAGGATCATGAAGATACGCCATGGTACCCATCCGTTCGGCTGTTCCGGCAGAAACAACACCAGGACTGGAAAAAGATCTTTGACAGTGTCTCTTCATTCCTAAGAGAGTATGCTGTAAAGCAGACCATGCCCGACTTCACCATCGGCCATTCATACAGAAACAGCTCGAACTACCAAGAGTCTGAACTGCCCCTGACTGAAATCTTCCCTGTTGTCTCGCTGGACAGGACCTACCGATGTGCCGTCGTTACTCCTGTCGGGCCTGGGCATCTCGATCTTTATAAGAAGTGTCTTCAGACTGCGCAAAGAGCATATGATCTGCATCCAGGCCGCTTTTCGGAAATGATACCCCTTTCAATAGTCGATTCTGAAGGAACCCTCGGCAGATCCAGGGCTCGCAACCTGGGGGTACGAAAAGCTGCAGAAATGGGCGTTGACTGGATCTTTTTTATCGATGCTGATGATGAGATGGCACCACGGGCATTCGAAAGCGTTTCGCCTTACCTGGACCGATACGATGCCATATGGGGAGCAATATGGCCTATTGAACATGGCGAGACTGTTGCACATGAGCGTCCTGGCCAGCTGCCTTTTCTCTATTCAATTGAAGACGTGCTTTCCTGTGATCCATTCCTCACCCTGCAGATCGGTCATTTTGTAAAAACAACGATAGCCCTTTCAGAGGTCTTTGATGAATCAATTGATATAGGAGAAGACTTTGATTACTACATGCGCATCTGGGAAAGTTATAAATGTATCAAGATACCCATACCCTTTTTCTATAACCGTCGTGGACAGCATTCCCAAGGGCCGAGATCAGCTACCGGTTTGGACTGGCGGAAAGCCGTTGAGGCAATATTGCATCGATATCGTCGGGGGTCTATAGCAGCCTTTAGCTATAAAGGGCAGACTATAAGGTTCCAGATCAGCAATGCGTCCGATTTGATTCAACAGAATTATTTGCGCGGGCAGTTCTTCGAAACAAAGGAGCTAGAATTCATCGCAGGTTCGGTTCGACCCGACTCTGTAATTTTGGAAGTCGGGGCCAACATAGGGAACCACGCCGTATACTATGAAAAATTCATGAACCCCTCAAAGGTGATCCTTATCGAACCAAATCCTCGCGCAATTCGACTGCTCAAGAGTAACCTAGAAATCAACGGCTGTTCAAGCCTTGATATCTCGAAGCTCGGTGTTGGAGTGGGCAAAGAACGTGGCCTCTTCTCGTTAAACGATAAGGACCCAAACAACCTTGGCGCGGCACATCTGGAGTCAGACGAAGCCGGGGGTGTAGAGGTCTTCCCGATAGACGAACTGATTCAGGAAAAGATCGACTTCATGAAGATCGATGTCGAAGAAATGGAAATGGAAGTGCTTGAGGGAGCACGAAATACAATAACTGCCTTCAAACCTGATATCCTCATAGAAATCATGAATAACAATGTTCCCGCTTTTGAAAATATGCTTAGTGACATCAACTATACTGTTAAGCACAAGTTCGTCAACATAAACGCTGTAAATTTTTATGTAGTTCCTAAACAATGA
- a CDS encoding tetratricopeptide repeat protein produces MISIGSTTIDALFTAIPEQQDQFDVLANNALSRGIDLYQKGNYDGAVKEFRRSVGLSPNSSYTQNAYDYMVQSLLKLGRTDEAIKAYQQAIKLDPMNDSYHLNLGNVYFSLNRYDDAVAEYKESVRINPTSTLNRYSLGQAYLQTGNYAEAERAFKTVATQTSHDANVMFALGQTYRRMGRYNDAVDELKSAIATKKDFGYAYLELGFVYADEKNFDSAQEQVSALSSIDKSLATQLGSYIYQLKNPRILAAYSTDLPVTDGPGTKVSDIDPSLATPNSTKRFVMHFIFSKPMDVSTVQNPAFWSITKADGRNWGGVYNWGMPTPATEVSLPVPDVVFYHENTQTADVTFQISQNASGDGTLDPAHLVFRFRGKDAYGMTMDQSADEYSGFSKIV; encoded by the coding sequence TTGATTTCTATCGGAAGCACTACAATAGACGCACTGTTTACAGCTATCCCAGAACAGCAGGACCAGTTCGATGTCCTGGCGAATAATGCGCTATCGAGGGGCATAGATCTTTACCAGAAGGGGAATTATGACGGCGCGGTCAAAGAGTTCCGGAGGTCCGTCGGGCTATCGCCGAATTCGTCCTACACGCAAAATGCATACGATTATATGGTTCAGTCCCTCCTGAAGCTGGGTCGGACCGATGAAGCGATCAAAGCCTACCAGCAGGCCATCAAACTTGACCCAATGAATGACAGCTATCACCTCAATCTCGGCAATGTATATTTTAGTTTGAACAGATATGATGACGCAGTTGCGGAATATAAGGAGTCCGTGCGAATCAATCCGACATCGACGCTCAACCGTTATTCCCTCGGACAGGCCTATCTGCAGACCGGCAACTACGCGGAGGCCGAGCGGGCGTTCAAGACCGTGGCCACCCAAACCTCTCACGACGCGAACGTTATGTTTGCCCTTGGGCAGACGTACCGCCGTATGGGCAGATATAATGATGCGGTTGATGAGCTTAAGTCAGCCATAGCTACTAAGAAGGATTTCGGATATGCTTACCTCGAGCTCGGTTTTGTGTATGCCGATGAAAAGAATTTTGACAGTGCGCAGGAACAGGTCTCAGCCCTATCATCGATTGACAAATCACTGGCGACCCAGCTTGGTTCATATATTTATCAGCTGAAGAACCCGAGGATCTTGGCCGCTTACAGCACTGATCTCCCTGTCACCGATGGGCCGGGCACGAAGGTCTCTGACATTGATCCTTCACTTGCAACTCCCAATTCCACGAAAAGATTTGTTATGCATTTTATCTTCAGTAAGCCAATGGATGTGTCGACCGTGCAGAACCCCGCATTCTGGAGCATCACCAAGGCCGATGGTCGGAACTGGGGTGGTGTTTACAACTGGGGAATGCCGACACCAGCTACCGAGGTTTCGTTACCTGTTCCGGATGTCGTTTTCTATCATGAGAATACCCAGACTGCGGATGTCACCTTTCAGATCAGCCAAAACGCTTCGGGGGACGGTACACTGGATCCGGCCCATCTCGTATTCAGGTTCCGTGGCAAGGATGCCTATGGAATGACAATGGATCAGTCAGCCGACGAATATAGCGGTTTTTCCAAAATTGTGTAG
- a CDS encoding adenylyl-sulfate kinase has protein sequence MNKHRSGIVWFTGLSTSGKSTIAHHLEKDLFDRGIRTYVLDGDNVRHGINSNLGFSREDRRENLRRIAEVSK, from the coding sequence ATGAATAAGCATAGGAGCGGGATTGTCTGGTTCACGGGGCTCTCGACCTCGGGGAAATCGACGATTGCTCATCACCTCGAGAAGGACCTTTTTGATAGGGGCATAAGGACGTATGTCCTCGACGGCGACAATGTCCGCCATGGCATCAACTCGAATCTCGGCTTCAGTCGTGAGGACCGCAGAGAGAACCTGAGGAGGATAGCCGAAGTATCAAAATAA
- a CDS encoding adenylyl-sulfate kinase: MYVDAGIVVLAAFISPYREDRAYVKEVVGAEDFFEVYVQCSLEVCENRDPKGLYKKARAGIIKNYTGIDAPYEEPLQPDLVIDTVRLDVASSVESVLRFLDERKFILLL; the protein is encoded by the coding sequence TTGTATGTTGATGCCGGGATCGTCGTGCTCGCCGCCTTTATCTCACCCTATCGGGAAGACCGCGCCTATGTCAAAGAGGTTGTGGGCGCCGAAGATTTTTTCGAGGTATATGTCCAGTGCTCGCTGGAAGTCTGTGAGAATAGAGATCCCAAGGGGCTCTACAAAAAGGCAAGAGCGGGGATTATCAAGAACTACACAGGCATTGATGCTCCCTATGAGGAACCCTTACAACCCGACCTTGTCATTGATACCGTAAGACTCGATGTAGCGTCGTCCGTGGAGAGTGTGTTAAGATTTCTTGACGAAAGAAAATTCATTCTTCTGCTGTAA
- the cysQ gene encoding 3'(2'),5'-bisphosphate nucleotidase CysQ, protein MKELLSPIIVVVRDAGRAILDIYHSEFSVSYKDDSSPLTEADRLSHDILLRALRDISPGIPVCSEEGSARPYRERKGWSEFYLVDPLDGTKEFIKRNGEFTVNVGLIRQGVPILGVIYAPVTDTLYFSSEGEGSWKQIGREAPEKISVMNAPRTEGIIVVSSRSHGSEDLEAFLAKLKVREKISAGSSLKFCLVAEGKADIYPRFGPTWEWDTAAGHAILLEAGGRVTTPDGLAELSYNKETLKHEGFIARSSGKAYAP, encoded by the coding sequence GTGAAAGAACTGCTGTCCCCGATAATCGTTGTTGTAAGGGATGCCGGACGGGCAATACTTGATATTTACCATTCAGAGTTTTCCGTTTCGTATAAAGACGATTCCTCGCCGCTTACAGAAGCAGACAGACTCTCCCACGACATACTCCTGCGAGCCTTGAGAGACATTTCGCCAGGTATACCGGTATGCTCTGAAGAAGGCAGTGCTCGTCCTTATCGTGAAAGGAAAGGCTGGAGTGAGTTCTACCTGGTCGACCCCCTCGACGGAACAAAGGAATTCATAAAAAGAAACGGGGAGTTTACGGTCAACGTCGGTCTTATTCGGCAAGGCGTTCCCATACTGGGCGTTATCTACGCGCCGGTGACGGATACTCTCTACTTTTCATCAGAAGGCGAAGGAAGCTGGAAACAGATCGGGAGGGAAGCTCCGGAAAAAATCAGTGTCATGAATGCTCCCCGGACTGAAGGAATTATCGTCGTTTCAAGCCGCTCACACGGGTCAGAGGATCTCGAAGCATTTCTTGCCAAACTGAAGGTCAGAGAAAAGATATCCGCCGGAAGTTCCCTGAAATTCTGTCTCGTTGCAGAAGGTAAAGCAGATATCTACCCGCGTTTCGGACCCACATGGGAGTGGGACACCGCAGCCGGCCACGCCATACTTCTGGAGGCCGGAGGGAGGGTTACCACACCGGACGGATTGGCTGAATTGTCCTATAACAAGGAGACACTTAAGCATGAGGGGTTTATCGCAAGGTCTTCGGGCAAAGCATACGCACCCTAA
- the csrA gene encoding carbon storage regulator CsrA, translating into MLVLTRKPNEAVKVGDDITITVLDIKGNQIRLGIEAPPNVRICRKELSEKMGTDNNEPQESTL; encoded by the coding sequence ATGCTCGTCTTGACAAGGAAGCCGAATGAGGCCGTGAAGGTGGGAGATGACATCACTATTACGGTGCTCGATATCAAGGGGAATCAGATCCGGCTCGGAATCGAGGCCCCCCCGAACGTCAGGATATGCAGGAAGGAACTCTCCGAGAAGATGGGAACAGACAACAACGAGCCGCAAGAATCAACGCTATAA
- the flgL gene encoding flagellar hook-associated protein FlgL, with protein MMVYAQMAKAMQDAASQLADANTQLATGKKINKPSDDPAGEAQAIDYKVSIQTNTQYENNMQQANIFLDATDKVFTSAADTLSNLKDLASAGINNQTQETKDANSQQAAGYRDFLLGLANTKVGNRYLFSGFKTDQQAFTFNAVTNTFDYNGDLGSIQVPIDANSSMATNVQGSTAFRAGLGGTMPAALSDGTPVSYTQAKDPVTGVNTITVEIGNVGDPDYDTFRVTNVMDIANVVSFAWKNQNVDGTALDPSADISQEKAQHRMDALDSVIDAARSQVLAQQAEVGARGDVMNDQKTRFDQMNLSLESARAKIEDADINQTYVDMQQASVALQALQSSAAKVLSTSLLDFLQ; from the coding sequence ATGATGGTATATGCTCAGATGGCGAAGGCGATGCAGGACGCCGCATCCCAACTCGCCGACGCGAATACGCAATTGGCCACAGGGAAGAAGATCAATAAACCGTCAGACGATCCCGCCGGAGAGGCTCAGGCTATCGATTATAAGGTGAGCATTCAGACGAATACTCAATACGAAAACAATATGCAGCAGGCGAACATATTCCTGGATGCAACTGACAAGGTCTTCACCTCGGCTGCCGATACCTTAAGCAACCTGAAGGACCTTGCCTCAGCGGGAATCAACAATCAAACACAGGAGACGAAAGATGCCAACTCCCAGCAGGCTGCCGGATATCGGGATTTTCTCCTCGGCTTGGCAAACACAAAGGTTGGGAACAGGTATCTCTTCTCGGGCTTCAAGACCGATCAGCAGGCTTTCACCTTCAATGCTGTTACTAACACGTTCGATTATAACGGAGACCTCGGGAGTATCCAGGTCCCGATAGACGCGAATTCATCAATGGCCACGAATGTTCAGGGAAGCACTGCCTTCAGAGCTGGTCTTGGCGGGACGATGCCCGCGGCTCTCTCTGACGGCACGCCCGTGAGCTATACCCAGGCAAAAGACCCTGTAACAGGCGTGAACACAATCACCGTCGAAATCGGCAATGTGGGTGATCCTGACTACGATACCTTCAGAGTGACCAATGTCATGGACATAGCCAATGTCGTAAGCTTCGCATGGAAAAACCAGAATGTGGATGGGACCGCCCTTGACCCCTCGGCAGATATCAGCCAAGAGAAGGCACAGCACAGGATGGATGCACTCGATTCGGTCATTGATGCTGCCAGGAGTCAGGTGCTTGCGCAGCAGGCTGAGGTTGGTGCGCGGGGCGATGTTATGAATGATCAGAAGACAAGATTCGACCAGATGAATCTCAGTCTCGAAAGCGCCCGTGCAAAGATCGAGGATGCCGATATCAACCAGACCTACGTGGACATGCAGCAGGCCAGTGTTGCTCTCCAGGCATTACAATCATCTGCGGCAAAAGTCCTCTCCACGTCGTTGCTCGACTTCTTGCAGTAG